A genomic window from Tissierellales bacterium includes:
- the thrB gene encoding homoserine kinase, translated as MFYIKVPATSANIGPGFDCLGVALTLFNTYKFTLIESGLKITGCPEIYQNENHLVYTSFKKVFELANESIPGIEIDMSCEIPISRGLGSSAACIVAGVKAANNFLEHPFTEKNLLKIAVSIEGHPDNIVPAFYGGFWASAYEHKELICQPIPYTNDLNWIAFVPNDPLSTEAARNALPKSISVKDAVFNLSNLAQLILAFGNKRYDLLKSVTQDKLHEPYRLPLLPHYNDIKNSAYKHGAKAVFLSGAGPTIMVLAENNPKILIEKLPSNNGTWHTLKIFK; from the coding sequence ATGTTTTATATAAAAGTCCCCGCAACAAGTGCGAACATAGGACCTGGATTTGATTGTCTCGGTGTTGCCCTTACATTATTCAACACTTATAAATTCACTTTAATTGAAAGTGGTTTGAAAATAACTGGTTGTCCAGAGATATATCAAAACGAAAATCATTTAGTATATACTTCTTTTAAAAAAGTTTTCGAACTAGCAAATGAGTCTATTCCAGGAATTGAAATCGATATGTCTTGTGAAATTCCAATTTCTAGAGGTCTTGGAAGTAGCGCCGCTTGTATAGTTGCTGGTGTAAAAGCTGCTAACAACTTTTTAGAGCATCCATTTACAGAAAAAAATCTGCTAAAAATAGCAGTTTCTATAGAAGGTCATCCCGACAATATCGTGCCAGCTTTTTATGGTGGATTCTGGGCTTCTGCTTATGAACACAAGGAACTTATATGTCAACCTATACCTTATACTAATGACTTAAATTGGATAGCATTCGTTCCAAATGATCCTCTTTCTACCGAAGCTGCTCGAAATGCTCTTCCTAAAAGTATTTCTGTAAAGGATGCGGTATTTAATTTATCTAATTTAGCTCAATTAATATTAGCTTTCGGAAATAAAAGGTATGATCTCTTAAAATCAGTTACACAAGATAAGCTTCACGAACCTTATAGATTACCTTTATTGCCACATTATAATGATATAAAAAATTCCGCGTATAAGCACGGAGCGAAAGCAGTTTTTTTAAGTGGTGCCGGCCCTACTATAATGGTTTTAGCTGAAAACAATCCTAAAATACTCATAGAAAAATTGCCATCAAATAATGGTACTTGGCATACACTTAAAATTTTTAAATAA